A genomic window from Nematostella vectensis chromosome 9, jaNemVect1.1, whole genome shotgun sequence includes:
- the LOC5506612 gene encoding tRNA-splicing endonuclease subunit Sen15, with protein sequence MADNLDFKVSRKRWIELHPKFQEIKAHGLNDGATRATMLVYLDLCEAKYWREVEIHSCEKLKIFYITGKPKKNQDLEVIVPVNATLSLSMQQMKNLVEGVNVSGQSQDERNKVATLAICDSDSSIVYYKLFSGLEQPDPPTEEKVIEGAVKPKRRRKR encoded by the coding sequence ATGGCCGATAACTTGGACTTTAAAGTTTCACGTAAACGGTGGATAGAGTTACATCCTAAATTTCAAGAAATAAAAGCACATGGGCTCAATGATGGTGCGACCAGAGCGACGATGTTGGTTTATCTCGATCTTTGCGAAGCGAAATACTGGCGCGAAGTGGAGATACATTCGTGCGAAAAACTTAAAATATTCTACATTACGGGTAAACCCAAGAAGAATCAAGACTTGGAAGTAATTGTTCCGGTTAATGCAACTCTAAGTCTTAGTATGCAGCAAATGAAGAACTTGGTTGAAGGGGTAAATGTTTCTGGACAAAGTCAAGATGAAAGGAACAAGGTTGCGACCTTGGCTATTTGTGATTCGGACTCTAGTATCGTTTATTATAAGTTGTTCAGTGGACTTGAACAACCAGATCCCCCAACGGAAGAGAAAGTCATAGAGGGAGCGGTAAAACCCAAGAGACGAAGAAAAAGGTGA
- the LOC5516747 gene encoding hemicentin-1 isoform X2 codes for MGFFFVLCFALDFVISQTAGLITFTRLPPSQVQVFEGTHNLSLTWSFHVVEGENIFTLSFNRGENTIGSHSNDDNKTTIFQSYKTDYSLKVKRLEAVLTINKVKTSLEGEYSIKIVGGFNGTTYQSRGTSLKVLVPLSITSPANKTIIVLENNTVELVCETTGSPPPNITWTKGYRVIGTGSPLRLAGVGRLNDGCYDCTADNGMGTSKNASVCLDVQYPADASLIASPSRSCVHGNVTLTCTAGRAKPPVTGFLYFLNGTRLGASNGSFTVNISGPGLHEFSCAAVNAVGAGEKGSSMIDVKAPTSILKLPLTITVVEGSNLTIPCDVTGSEPINVSWSRDNVAGFVGSRDLSFKPIDRLDEGVYVCTANNGLECPGTRRSTAVVVNYKPENTSLTSSSPTSCVNNHITFSCTATAKPDPHEYLIYKNGSLVASGNTTYGHVVRLPDAGAFNFTCVPNNTVGTGNVASVLVQVKEPPVITNVTANVTSHEGQTVTLECHVTGDVTNVTWSKGGQVISVGAVASFRTVRRSDAGLYWCRACGLDCGLTSQRSTLLEVKFPPDYTVLTASPPNVTYGDPVYLNCTATGNPAPQWYQFNRQGTPLENQTSGVYTSTAVSLGRNVYTCVPGNTLGLGVEANVTVFAKEKPPIYTNLAANPQTSCVDDVITLTCAVSPASNITSYAFYKNNTLLGTTSSRSYITTATSPGHVLFTCTPSISGDRHVLNGSAVVHVKAPPVVSLPVRNLTIREGENFNLGCSAHGSEPLDIRWLIAGANSTGNLTFTPIKQHQNGLYVCAASNGIECDIGRASVFIEVLFKPSILTLFSSLNGVAKATITCQASGNPRPSITWSGLDFIEDVIFVNKTSVLSRITVATLTARTFVCHARNALGDEKGYITLVTQDVAAAQTSAPGIGLITAGGIVGGMGLTIILLVTALLFVIRHIKTVESHNLQNIRTETQYHQRRRVMSLQPQVYRVSTRCN; via the exons ATGggatttttctttgttttatgcTTCGCACTTGACTTCGTCATATCTCAAACGG CTGGCTTGATCACATTTACCCGGTTACCACCGTCCCAAGTGCAGGTTTTTGAAGGCACGCACAACCTCTCACTTACATGGTCATTTCACGTCGTTGAGGGAGAAAATATCTTCACGTTAAGCTTCAATAGGGGCGAAAATACCATCGGATCACACAGCAACGATGACAATAAGACAACTATCTTTCAGTCTTATAAAACGGACTATTCCTTGAAGGTCAAGCGGCTTGAAGCTGTTTTAACTATAAACAAAGTAAAAACATCATTAGAAGGAGAATATAGTATCAAAATAGTGGGAGGATTCAATGGAACAACTTATCAAAGCCGCGGTACTTCCCTAAAAGTTCTAG TCCCACTATCCATCACGAGTCCtgcaaataaaacaatcaTCGTCCTTGAAAACAACACGGTAGAGCTCGTGTGCGAGACCACAGGCAGTCCACCCCCCAACATAACATGGACCAAGGGATATAGGGTGATAGGCACAGGAAGCCCACTCCGCTTGGCTGGTGTTGGAAGATTGAATGACGGATGTTACGATTGCACGGCCGATAATGGAATGGGGACGAGCAAGAACGCTAGTGTTTGCTTGGACGTACAAT ACCCCGCCGATGCCTCTCTGATTGCCAGCCCATCAAGGTCCTGTGTCCATGGTAACGTCACATTAACATGTACCGCTGGGCGAGCCAAACCACCTGTCACGGGATTCCTGTACTTTCTCAATGGCACAAGGCTGGGCGCTAGCAATGGAAGCTTTACTGTCAACATCTCGGGACCAGGACTCCACGAGTTTTCATGCGCCGCGGTGAATGCCGTAGGTGCGGGAGAAAAAGGATCGTCAATGATTGACGTGAAAG CTCCGACTTCCATTTTAAAGCTTCCGCTGACCATAACAGTGGTCGAAGGCTCTAACCTGACCATTCCATGTGACGTCACTGGGAGTGAGCCAATCAACGTGTCCTGGAGCCGAGACAATGTCGCTGGGTTCGTGGGGTCACGTGATTTGAGCTTTAAGCCCATTGATCGGTTAGACGAAGGCGTTTACGTTTGTACAGCCAACAACGGTCTCGAGTGCCCTGGAACGAGGAGATCCACGGCAGTGGTTGTGAATT ACAAACCCGAGAACACAAGCCTAACAAGCAGCTCTCCCACGTCATGTGTAAACAATCATATAACTTTCAGCTGTACTGCTACCGCTAAGCCAGATCCACACGAGTATCTCATCTACAAGAATGGTAGCCTTGTGGCTAGTGGCAACACCACCTATGGTCACGTGGTCAGATTACCCGACGCGGGGgcttttaactttacttgcgTGCCTAATAACACAGTAGGGACCGGTAACGTGGCAAGCGTCCTCGTGCAAGTCAAAG AACCTCCAGTAATCACAAACGTTACCGCGAACGTCACATCACATGAGGGCCAAACTGTCACGTTAGAATGCCACGTGACTGGTGACGTCACTAACGTAACATGGAGCAAAGGCGGTCAGGTGATATCGGTGGGGGCTGTCGCCAGCTTTCGTACCGTGCGCAGATCTGACGCAGGGTTGTATTGGTGTCGCGCATGTGGGTTGGACTGCGGGCTCACAAGTCAAAGGTCGACTTTGCTTGAAGTCAAAT TCCCTCCCGATTATACAGTCCTCACGGCATCTCCACCCAACGTGACTTACGGAGACCCAGTCTATCTCAACTGCACTGCCACAGGCAACCCAGCTCCACAGTGGTACCAATTTAACCgccaagggacacctctagaGAACCAGACCTCGGGTGTCTATACTAGCACAGCGGTATCCCTGGGAAGGAATGTGTACACATGTGTACCCGGAAACACATTGGGGCTTGGCGTCGAGGCCAATGTTACCGTTTTTGCTAAGG AAAAACCACCAATCTATACAAATCTAGCAGCAAACCCTCAGACATCATgtgttgatgacgtcatcaccctGACATGCGCGGTAAGCCCCGCTTCCAACATCACAAGCTACGCATTTTACAAAAACAACACCTTGCTAGGTACCACCTCCTCGCGGTCATACATCACCACAGCTACTAGCCCTGGTCACGTGTTGTTCACGTGCACTCCCAGTATCAGCGGTGACAGACATGTTTTGAATGGGTCAGCGGTTGTGCATGTCAAAG CCCCACCAGTAGTGTCCTTACCTGTGCGAAACTTAACCATTCGTGAAGGCGAAAACTTTAATCTCGGTTGTTCTGCGCATGGCAGCGAGCCCTTAGATATCCGCTGGCTAATTGCTGGCGCAAATTCAACTGGGAACCTGACCTTCACGCCAATCAAGCAACACCAAAATGGCTTGTATGTGTGTGCCGCTAGTAATGGCATTGAGTGTGACATCGGACGCGCTTCTGTTTTTATCGAGGTCTTGT TCAAACCCTCCATTTTGACACTCTTCTCAAGCCTGAATGGCGTTGCCAAGGCAACCATCACGTGCCAGGCATCCGGGAACCCACGTCCAAGTATCACGTGGTCAGGTCTAGACTTTATCGAAGACGTCATATTTGTAAACAAGACAAGCGTTTTGTCACGCATTACTGTCGCGACTTTGACTGCACGGACCTTTGTTTGTCACGCAAGGAATGCTCTAGGTGATGAGAAAGGTTACATCACTCTTGTAACGCAAG ATGTAGCGGCAGCCCAGACCTCTGCACCTGGTATCGGCCTGATCACGGCGGGTGGTATTGTCGGAGGAATGGGCCTGACAATCATTCTCCTGGTCACTGCCTTACTGTTTGTCATACGTCACATAAAGACAG tAGAGAGCCATAATCTTCAAAATATAAG AACAGAAACCCAATACCATCAGCGCCGACGAGTTATGTCTCTTCAGCC ACAAGTTTATCGGGTATCGACACGGTGCAACTAA
- the LOC5516747 gene encoding hemicentin-1 isoform X1, whose product MGFFFVLCFALDFVISQTAGLITFTRLPPSQVQVFEGTHNLSLTWSFHVVEGENIFTLSFNRGENTIGSHSNDDNKTTIFQSYKTDYSLKVKRLEAVLTINKVKTSLEGEYSIKIVGGFNGTTYQSRGTSLKVLVPLSITSPANKTIIVLENNTVELVCETTGSPPPNITWTKGYRVIGTGSPLRLAGVGRLNDGCYDCTADNGMGTSKNASVCLDVQYPADASLIASPSRSCVHGNVTLTCTAGRAKPPVTGFLYFLNGTRLGASNGSFTVNISGPGLHEFSCAAVNAVGAGEKGSSMIDVKAPTSILKLPLTITVVEGSNLTIPCDVTGSEPINVSWSRDNVAGFVGSRDLSFKPIDRLDEGVYVCTANNGLECPGTRRSTAVVVNYKPENTSLTSSSPTSCVNNHITFSCTATAKPDPHEYLIYKNGSLVASGNTTYGHVVRLPDAGAFNFTCVPNNTVGTGNVASVLVQVKEPPVITNVTANVTSHEGQTVTLECHVTGDVTNVTWSKGGQVISVGAVASFRTVRRSDAGLYWCRACGLDCGLTSQRSTLLEVKFPPDYTVLTASPPNVTYGDPVYLNCTATGNPAPQWYQFNRQGTPLENQTSGVYTSTAVSLGRNVYTCVPGNTLGLGVEANVTVFAKEKPPIYTNLAANPQTSCVDDVITLTCAVSPASNITSYAFYKNNTLLGTTSSRSYITTATSPGHVLFTCTPSISGDRHVLNGSAVVHVKAPPVVSLPVRNLTIREGENFNLGCSAHGSEPLDIRWLIAGANSTGNLTFTPIKQHQNGLYVCAASNGIECDIGRASVFIEVLFKPSILTLFSSLNGVAKATITCQASGNPRPSITWSGLDFIEDVIFVNKTSVLSRITVATLTARTFVCHARNALGDEKGYITLVTQDVAAAQTSAPGIGLITAGGIVGGMGLTIILLVTALLFVIRHIKTVESHNLQNIRNPIPSAPTSYVSSATSLSGIDTVQLTTDPRSTTTIRPLSERRSSEPTLPSYIEERDSGYLEPKVTLYEELPWELPSYRNVEYELLERIGTMRSDASAESQAFITVFANFLQGSSRGSSNSRSVKHSDSSNYRPVTPRKRAARIVYVREGTPPLPGLNAPIYNVPPPVPPRSGTYMSLCRESRVMH is encoded by the exons ATGggatttttctttgttttatgcTTCGCACTTGACTTCGTCATATCTCAAACGG CTGGCTTGATCACATTTACCCGGTTACCACCGTCCCAAGTGCAGGTTTTTGAAGGCACGCACAACCTCTCACTTACATGGTCATTTCACGTCGTTGAGGGAGAAAATATCTTCACGTTAAGCTTCAATAGGGGCGAAAATACCATCGGATCACACAGCAACGATGACAATAAGACAACTATCTTTCAGTCTTATAAAACGGACTATTCCTTGAAGGTCAAGCGGCTTGAAGCTGTTTTAACTATAAACAAAGTAAAAACATCATTAGAAGGAGAATATAGTATCAAAATAGTGGGAGGATTCAATGGAACAACTTATCAAAGCCGCGGTACTTCCCTAAAAGTTCTAG TCCCACTATCCATCACGAGTCCtgcaaataaaacaatcaTCGTCCTTGAAAACAACACGGTAGAGCTCGTGTGCGAGACCACAGGCAGTCCACCCCCCAACATAACATGGACCAAGGGATATAGGGTGATAGGCACAGGAAGCCCACTCCGCTTGGCTGGTGTTGGAAGATTGAATGACGGATGTTACGATTGCACGGCCGATAATGGAATGGGGACGAGCAAGAACGCTAGTGTTTGCTTGGACGTACAAT ACCCCGCCGATGCCTCTCTGATTGCCAGCCCATCAAGGTCCTGTGTCCATGGTAACGTCACATTAACATGTACCGCTGGGCGAGCCAAACCACCTGTCACGGGATTCCTGTACTTTCTCAATGGCACAAGGCTGGGCGCTAGCAATGGAAGCTTTACTGTCAACATCTCGGGACCAGGACTCCACGAGTTTTCATGCGCCGCGGTGAATGCCGTAGGTGCGGGAGAAAAAGGATCGTCAATGATTGACGTGAAAG CTCCGACTTCCATTTTAAAGCTTCCGCTGACCATAACAGTGGTCGAAGGCTCTAACCTGACCATTCCATGTGACGTCACTGGGAGTGAGCCAATCAACGTGTCCTGGAGCCGAGACAATGTCGCTGGGTTCGTGGGGTCACGTGATTTGAGCTTTAAGCCCATTGATCGGTTAGACGAAGGCGTTTACGTTTGTACAGCCAACAACGGTCTCGAGTGCCCTGGAACGAGGAGATCCACGGCAGTGGTTGTGAATT ACAAACCCGAGAACACAAGCCTAACAAGCAGCTCTCCCACGTCATGTGTAAACAATCATATAACTTTCAGCTGTACTGCTACCGCTAAGCCAGATCCACACGAGTATCTCATCTACAAGAATGGTAGCCTTGTGGCTAGTGGCAACACCACCTATGGTCACGTGGTCAGATTACCCGACGCGGGGgcttttaactttacttgcgTGCCTAATAACACAGTAGGGACCGGTAACGTGGCAAGCGTCCTCGTGCAAGTCAAAG AACCTCCAGTAATCACAAACGTTACCGCGAACGTCACATCACATGAGGGCCAAACTGTCACGTTAGAATGCCACGTGACTGGTGACGTCACTAACGTAACATGGAGCAAAGGCGGTCAGGTGATATCGGTGGGGGCTGTCGCCAGCTTTCGTACCGTGCGCAGATCTGACGCAGGGTTGTATTGGTGTCGCGCATGTGGGTTGGACTGCGGGCTCACAAGTCAAAGGTCGACTTTGCTTGAAGTCAAAT TCCCTCCCGATTATACAGTCCTCACGGCATCTCCACCCAACGTGACTTACGGAGACCCAGTCTATCTCAACTGCACTGCCACAGGCAACCCAGCTCCACAGTGGTACCAATTTAACCgccaagggacacctctagaGAACCAGACCTCGGGTGTCTATACTAGCACAGCGGTATCCCTGGGAAGGAATGTGTACACATGTGTACCCGGAAACACATTGGGGCTTGGCGTCGAGGCCAATGTTACCGTTTTTGCTAAGG AAAAACCACCAATCTATACAAATCTAGCAGCAAACCCTCAGACATCATgtgttgatgacgtcatcaccctGACATGCGCGGTAAGCCCCGCTTCCAACATCACAAGCTACGCATTTTACAAAAACAACACCTTGCTAGGTACCACCTCCTCGCGGTCATACATCACCACAGCTACTAGCCCTGGTCACGTGTTGTTCACGTGCACTCCCAGTATCAGCGGTGACAGACATGTTTTGAATGGGTCAGCGGTTGTGCATGTCAAAG CCCCACCAGTAGTGTCCTTACCTGTGCGAAACTTAACCATTCGTGAAGGCGAAAACTTTAATCTCGGTTGTTCTGCGCATGGCAGCGAGCCCTTAGATATCCGCTGGCTAATTGCTGGCGCAAATTCAACTGGGAACCTGACCTTCACGCCAATCAAGCAACACCAAAATGGCTTGTATGTGTGTGCCGCTAGTAATGGCATTGAGTGTGACATCGGACGCGCTTCTGTTTTTATCGAGGTCTTGT TCAAACCCTCCATTTTGACACTCTTCTCAAGCCTGAATGGCGTTGCCAAGGCAACCATCACGTGCCAGGCATCCGGGAACCCACGTCCAAGTATCACGTGGTCAGGTCTAGACTTTATCGAAGACGTCATATTTGTAAACAAGACAAGCGTTTTGTCACGCATTACTGTCGCGACTTTGACTGCACGGACCTTTGTTTGTCACGCAAGGAATGCTCTAGGTGATGAGAAAGGTTACATCACTCTTGTAACGCAAG ATGTAGCGGCAGCCCAGACCTCTGCACCTGGTATCGGCCTGATCACGGCGGGTGGTATTGTCGGAGGAATGGGCCTGACAATCATTCTCCTGGTCACTGCCTTACTGTTTGTCATACGTCACATAAAGACAG tAGAGAGCCATAATCTTCAAAATATAAG AAACCCAATACCATCAGCGCCGACGAGTTATGTCTCTTCAGCC ACAAGTTTATCGGGTATCGACACGGTGCAACTAACAACGGACCCACGGAGCACCACCACAATAAGGCCCCTTTCTGAGAGACGTTCCTCCGAACCcaccctccctagctacataGAGGAGAGAGATTCAGGGTACCTTGAGCCCAAGGTGACTTTGTACGAGGAGTTGCCATGGGAACTACCGTCCTATCGTAACGTAGAGTACGAGCTCTTAGAGCGCATTGGAACCATGCGCTCAGATGCATCGGCCGAAAGCCAAGCTTTTATAACAGTGTTTGCGAATTTCTTACAAGGAAGCTCTAGAGGTAGTAGTAACAGTAGATCAGTTAAACATAGTGATAGTAGTAACTATAGGCCAGTTACTCCTCGGAAGAGGGCAGCCAGGATAGTCTATGTGCGAGAGGGCACTCCCCCATTGCCAGGTCTGAACGCCCCTATATATAATGTCCCACCTCCTGTGCCCCCTCGGAGTGGCACCTACATGTCTCTTTGTCGGGAATCGCGAGTTATGCACTGA